From Leptolyngbyaceae cyanobacterium, one genomic window encodes:
- the ureA gene encoding urease subunit gamma, with the protein MQLTPQEKDKLLIFTAALVAERRKDRGLKLNYPEAVAYISAAILEGARDGRTVAELMSYGTTLLKREDVMEGVPEMIHEVQVEATFPDGTKLVTVHNPIR; encoded by the coding sequence ATGCAACTGACTCCCCAAGAAAAAGACAAACTCCTGATTTTCACCGCTGCCCTAGTAGCAGAACGACGCAAAGATAGAGGTTTAAAGCTGAACTATCCGGAAGCAGTTGCTTATATTTCTGCCGCTATTTTAGAAGGGGCTAGAGATGGTCGCACGGTAGCAGAGTTAATGAGTTATGGTACGACTTTGCTCAAGCGGGAAGATGTGATGGAAGGAGTACCGGAAATGATTCATGAAGTGCAGGTAGAAGCCACTTTTCCCGATGGTACTAAACTAGTGACAGTACATAATCCAATTCGTTAA
- a CDS encoding ferritin-like domain-containing protein, which produces MDFFTYILHVLGSGAGAYVSARNMRDRQTIPNMLAGLQLSESGAVPFLENLSQRAATEGDNWLAEKLARHAADERRHGQIFAHALKQLNKQVIDFKSLPKSDKNKRSPFFEAYFQGYLPEDLKPEKIDWTVFMASTYILELDASKDFVLMANALPDDPISANIRKGMLSVAKDETGHAAYLYEALEHRLSPLQIPQVVGEWRKRKVNALFAMVGNLVEKGGKINNLVRDGVPSEMESEVELVAS; this is translated from the coding sequence ATGGACTTTTTTACCTATATATTGCACGTTTTAGGTTCTGGCGCGGGGGCTTACGTGAGTGCGCGGAATATGCGCGATCGCCAAACTATTCCTAATATGTTAGCTGGCTTGCAATTATCTGAGTCTGGTGCAGTTCCTTTTTTGGAAAATCTCAGCCAAAGGGCTGCCACAGAGGGGGATAATTGGTTAGCAGAAAAACTCGCCCGTCATGCTGCTGACGAACGCCGCCACGGTCAAATATTCGCTCACGCCCTCAAACAGCTTAACAAACAAGTAATTGATTTCAAGAGTTTGCCCAAAAGCGATAAAAATAAGCGCAGTCCTTTTTTTGAAGCTTATTTTCAGGGGTATTTGCCAGAAGATTTGAAGCCAGAAAAAATTGACTGGACGGTTTTCATGGCTAGCACTTATATTCTGGAACTGGATGCTAGCAAAGATTTCGTTTTGATGGCAAACGCTTTGCCCGACGATCCGATTAGTGCCAACATTAGAAAGGGAATGTTGAGCGTGGCAAAAGATGAAACCGGTCATGCTGCTTATCTTTACGAAGCATTAGAACATCGTTTGTCACCTTTACAAATTCCTCAAGTTGTAGGCGAATGGCGTAAGCGCAAAGTAAACGCTCTCTTTGCAATGGTAGGCAACTTAGTAGAAAAAGGTGGTAAAATAAACAATTTAGTAAGAGATGGCGTTCCTTCAGAAATGGAAAGCGAAGTAGAGTTAGTAGCATCATAA